In Geitlerinema sp. PCC 9228, a single window of DNA contains:
- the dnaA gene encoding chromosomal replication initiator protein DnaA, giving the protein MDISLGTLWEKVLEHLQQQLSRPTFETWIQTTTAERFEGNCLVVRAPNPFAQTWLQKHYLHTIQDAVREILGYSVKIYFTTADGEAIDLEMQRQVAATSNNPNVSDISPPPSLFDKVQGRGFDKPQGRHQPTELNPKYVFSRFVVGANNRMAHAAALAVAESPGREFNPLFLCGGVGLGKTHLMQAIGHYRREIDPGARIFYVSTEQFTNDLIASIRQDSMQTFREHYRAADVLLVDDIQFIEGKEYTQEEFFHTFNTLHEAGKQVVLASDRPPSQISRLQERLCSRFSMGLIADIQSPDLETRIAILQKKSEYENVRLPREVLEYIASRYTSNIRELEGALTRAVAYISISGLPMTVENLIPVLEPATENIDISPEKIMQLVADYFGISIEDLKGNSRRREISQARQVGMYLMRQHTELSLPKIGDAFGGKDHTTVIYSCDKVAQAIKKDINLNQTVMQLSDRIKGHPGS; this is encoded by the coding sequence GTGGATATCTCCTTAGGAACGCTGTGGGAAAAGGTTCTGGAACACCTGCAACAACAACTCAGCCGCCCTACCTTTGAAACCTGGATCCAAACCACCACCGCCGAACGATTTGAAGGCAATTGCCTGGTGGTTCGTGCTCCCAATCCATTTGCCCAAACCTGGCTGCAAAAACACTACCTGCACACCATCCAAGATGCAGTGCGAGAAATCTTGGGCTATTCTGTAAAAATTTATTTCACCACTGCCGACGGAGAAGCCATCGACCTAGAAATGCAGCGGCAAGTCGCCGCCACCTCCAACAATCCCAACGTTTCCGATATATCACCACCACCATCACTGTTCGACAAGGTTCAGGGCAGGGGATTCGATAAACCGCAAGGCAGACACCAACCCACCGAATTAAATCCCAAATATGTCTTTTCCCGCTTCGTCGTCGGTGCCAACAATCGCATGGCTCATGCGGCGGCACTGGCGGTGGCAGAGTCTCCCGGGCGCGAATTCAACCCTTTGTTTCTTTGCGGCGGCGTGGGATTGGGCAAAACCCATTTAATGCAAGCCATCGGTCACTATCGCCGGGAAATCGACCCCGGGGCGAGAATTTTTTACGTTTCCACCGAACAATTTACCAACGATTTAATCGCCTCCATTCGTCAAGACAGCATGCAAACCTTCCGGGAACACTACCGAGCAGCAGATGTTTTACTGGTAGATGATATTCAATTTATCGAAGGCAAAGAATATACCCAAGAAGAATTTTTTCATACATTTAATACGCTCCACGAAGCCGGCAAACAAGTGGTTTTGGCATCCGACCGTCCCCCCAGTCAAATTTCGCGGCTACAAGAGCGCCTCTGTTCGCGATTTTCCATGGGATTGATTGCCGATATTCAGTCGCCGGATTTGGAAACGCGCATTGCCATTTTGCAGAAAAAATCTGAATACGAAAACGTGCGTTTGCCCCGGGAAGTTTTGGAATATATTGCTTCTCGCTATACGTCTAATATTCGGGAGTTGGAAGGGGCGTTAACCAGGGCAGTGGCTTATATTTCTATTTCCGGCTTGCCCATGACGGTAGAGAATCTCATTCCAGTTTTAGAACCAGCTACGGAAAATATCGATATTTCGCCCGAAAAAATTATGCAGTTGGTTGCCGATTATTTTGGTATTTCTATTGAAGATTTAAAAGGAAATTCCCGCCGGCGAGAAATTAGCCAAGCCCGACAAGTGGGGATGTATTTGATGCGCCAACATACTGAGTTAAGTTTGCCCAAAATTGGCGATGCTTTTGGCGGAAAAGACCATACTACGGTCATTTATAGTTGCGATAAAGTTGCCCAAGCAATCAAAAAAGATATCAATCTCAATCAGACTGTTATGCAATTAAGCGATCGCATTAAGGGGCATCCTGGTAGTTAG
- a CDS encoding tetratricopeptide repeat protein gives MRPSGIPTQNQQKRRTRQFYQILGMAAAIAFLPHLATARANLSPPIVAQNTETSENSENSENVSTEDAPTAQEFLDKGKKLSEAGNYREAIARLTEAIQKDETLIEAYLYRGIAYFRLGDPQKAIANFSQVLEKNPDSIRAYYHRGIAYATSSEYDQALADYNQVLQRDPKHAVTYVNRGTIHRRLGKNREALEDYSQAIQIDANYARAYNNRGLVRSEMGDLQGALQDYDRALELQPNSARAYNNRGVVHARLDNFQQAIDDYSRAIQIDSKMTRAYVNRGAALAQIQEYQQAMKDYQQAIQLDPNDPVVYYNRGLVRANSGNAEGAIADFRQAADLAWRQGNTQLYETALNNIERLQQ, from the coding sequence ATGAGACCATCAGGGATACCAACGCAAAACCAACAGAAACGACGTACCAGACAATTTTATCAGATATTGGGGATGGCAGCCGCGATCGCTTTTTTGCCCCATCTAGCCACCGCTAGGGCAAACCTTTCGCCACCGATCGTTGCACAAAATACGGAAACCTCAGAAAATTCAGAAAATTCAGAAAATGTATCCACTGAGGATGCCCCAACTGCCCAGGAGTTCTTAGACAAAGGCAAAAAACTCAGCGAAGCCGGCAACTACCGAGAAGCGATCGCGCGTTTGACCGAAGCTATTCAAAAGGATGAAACCCTTATCGAGGCTTACTTGTATCGGGGAATCGCCTATTTCCGCTTGGGAGACCCCCAAAAAGCGATCGCGAATTTTAGCCAAGTGTTAGAGAAAAACCCAGACAGCATTCGTGCCTACTACCATCGCGGCATTGCCTACGCCACCAGTAGCGAATACGACCAAGCCCTCGCTGACTACAACCAAGTTCTGCAACGCGATCCCAAACATGCAGTTACCTACGTCAATCGGGGGACGATCCACCGCCGTTTGGGAAAAAACCGAGAAGCTTTAGAAGATTACAGCCAAGCCATTCAAATCGACGCCAACTATGCAAGGGCTTACAACAATCGCGGTTTGGTACGTTCGGAAATGGGAGATTTGCAAGGGGCATTGCAAGATTACGACCGAGCGTTAGAACTACAACCCAACTCTGCGAGGGCTTACAACAATCGCGGCGTGGTACACGCTCGTTTGGATAATTTTCAACAGGCGATTGACGACTACAGCCGTGCCATCCAAATTGATTCTAAAATGACCAGAGCTTATGTAAATCGGGGAGCGGCCTTGGCACAAATACAGGAGTACCAACAAGCCATGAAGGACTACCAACAAGCTATCCAGCTCGATCCCAACGACCCGGTGGTCTACTACAATCGGGGATTGGTGCGGGCTAACTCTGGTAATGCAGAAGGAGCGATCGCGGATTTTCGTCAAGCAGCGGATTTGGCCTGGCGGCAGGGCAATACCCAACTGTACGAAACCGCATTGAACAATATCGAACGTTTGCAGCAGTAG
- a CDS encoding cytochrome c oxidase subunit II has translation MNIPNSIVTLIAGIVLTLISLWYGQNHGLMPVAASEEAPLVDSLFNAMMTIATGLFILVQGIIVIAIIRFRRRRGDTSDGPPIDGNLSLEIVWTAIPTIMVLAIALYSFEIYNAMGGLDSAASGSGRNNPELAQKPGSAIAAPMPKERDGEDLAAGVGASPGREGSAADVVVDVKGMQYAWIFTYPDSGIVAGELHVPAGKDIKLNITASDVLHAFWIPQFRIKQDAIPGSTNQLRFHPQKIGDYPIICAELCGAYHGVMKTRIIVESPEEFQQWRQERIASSETDNNQLSMLAPSEKTPSDAEYASRYVEEKMGIDQQVLQQLH, from the coding sequence GTGAATATTCCCAACTCAATCGTCACCCTAATTGCCGGTATTGTCCTAACGTTAATTAGTCTTTGGTACGGACAAAATCATGGTCTCATGCCCGTAGCGGCGTCAGAAGAAGCCCCCCTGGTGGATAGTTTGTTTAACGCCATGATGACCATTGCCACGGGGTTGTTCATCCTCGTGCAGGGAATTATTGTTATTGCCATCATCCGATTCCGCCGGCGTCGTGGCGACACCAGCGACGGTCCCCCCATTGACGGCAACTTATCCTTAGAAATCGTTTGGACCGCCATTCCCACCATCATGGTTTTAGCGATCGCGTTATATAGCTTTGAGATTTACAATGCTATGGGTGGTTTGGACTCAGCAGCCTCTGGTAGCGGTCGCAACAACCCAGAACTGGCACAAAAACCCGGTAGCGCGATCGCAGCACCCATGCCTAAAGAACGCGACGGAGAAGACCTAGCCGCCGGAGTAGGCGCTTCTCCCGGCAGAGAAGGATCGGCAGCCGACGTAGTTGTGGATGTCAAAGGCATGCAATACGCCTGGATTTTCACCTATCCCGACTCAGGAATTGTCGCCGGCGAACTGCACGTTCCCGCTGGCAAAGACATCAAACTCAACATCACCGCCAGCGACGTACTGCACGCCTTCTGGATTCCGCAATTCCGCATCAAACAAGATGCCATTCCCGGCAGTACCAACCAACTGCGATTCCATCCCCAAAAAATCGGCGACTATCCCATCATTTGCGCCGAACTGTGCGGTGCCTACCACGGCGTCATGAAAACCCGCATCATCGTCGAATCCCCCGAAGAATTTCAACAGTGGCGGCAAGAACGCATCGCCAGCAGCGAAACCGACAACAACCAACTATCCATGCTTGCACCATCTGAAAAAACGCCCTCGGATGCCGAGTATGCTAGCCGTTACGTAGAAGAAAAAATGGGAATCGACCAGCAGGTTCTTCAGCAATTGCACTAG
- a CDS encoding HhoA/HhoB/HtrA family serine endopeptidase gives MSSSFAEKPTNPTPHPQTKWWRWRNAFILILAGIGSVSCAQSSISPQAESQTQQNQPTQQPTTEASPNSQKADVRNTPPLPSSDNRNFIVNAVNSVGKAVVRIDATRTVTPDLPEFFQDPFFRRFFGENLPTPKRKEEGTGSGFLINRDGYLLTNAHVVRNATDVSVTLKDGRTLSGKVVGADSVTDVAVVKVDGENLPSVQLGNSDDIQPGQWAIAIGNPLGLDNTVTVGIISATGRSSSEVGVPDKRVGFIQTDAAINPGNSGGPLINGAGEVIGMNTAIIRGAQGLGFAIPINTVKQIADELIATGEVQHPFIGIRMITIDEEIRQRINSDPNSPIEVNVSEGVLILEVVPNSPAAQAGLQPGDIIQQMEGQAIEGAEKVQQIVQNTEIGADLSVEVLRDGETVNLTLQPAPLPSQE, from the coding sequence ATGAGTTCTTCATTTGCTGAAAAACCAACCAACCCAACGCCCCACCCCCAAACCAAATGGTGGCGTTGGCGAAATGCTTTCATCCTGATTCTGGCGGGAATCGGGTCGGTATCCTGCGCTCAAAGTTCTATTTCCCCCCAAGCGGAGTCGCAAACGCAACAGAACCAACCAACACAACAACCAACAACTGAAGCTTCTCCGAATTCACAAAAAGCTGATGTTAGAAACACGCCGCCGCTACCAAGTTCGGACAATCGCAATTTTATCGTCAATGCGGTAAACAGTGTGGGCAAAGCAGTGGTTCGCATTGATGCCACCCGCACTGTAACGCCGGATTTGCCAGAATTTTTCCAAGACCCCTTCTTTCGACGCTTTTTTGGCGAAAACTTACCCACTCCCAAACGCAAAGAAGAAGGCACAGGTTCCGGCTTTCTCATCAATCGCGATGGTTACCTACTCACCAACGCTCACGTAGTTAGAAATGCTACCGATGTAAGCGTCACCCTCAAGGATGGTCGTACCCTCAGTGGCAAAGTTGTGGGTGCCGATTCCGTTACTGATGTGGCAGTGGTTAAGGTAGATGGCGAAAATCTGCCTTCGGTGCAACTGGGCAATTCCGACGACATTCAACCCGGTCAGTGGGCGATCGCGATCGGCAATCCTTTAGGATTGGATAATACCGTTACTGTGGGCATTATCAGCGCCACGGGTCGTTCTAGCAGTGAAGTAGGTGTTCCCGACAAGCGGGTTGGTTTCATCCAAACCGATGCTGCCATTAACCCCGGCAATTCTGGCGGACCTCTCATCAACGGCGCTGGCGAGGTTATCGGCATGAACACGGCGATTATTCGCGGTGCACAAGGGTTGGGATTTGCCATTCCCATCAATACGGTCAAGCAAATTGCCGACGAACTGATTGCCACTGGCGAAGTCCAGCATCCTTTCATTGGTATTCGCATGATAACCATTGACGAAGAAATCCGCCAGCGGATTAACAGCGACCCCAACAGTCCTATTGAGGTCAATGTTAGCGAAGGGGTGCTGATTTTGGAAGTGGTTCCCAATTCGCCAGCGGCACAAGCGGGATTGCAGCCGGGGGATATTATTCAACAAATGGAAGGTCAAGCTATTGAAGGTGCGGAAAAAGTCCAGCAAATCGTCCAAAATACGGAAATTGGCGCTGATTTGTCTGTAGAAGTGCTGCGCGATGGTGAAACGGTCAACCTGACCTTACAGCCAGCACCTTTGCCGAGTCAAGAGTAG
- a CDS encoding peroxiredoxin: protein MTQDCIRVGQQAPDFSATAVVDQEFKTIKLSDYRGKYVVLFFYPLDFTFVCPTEITAFSDRYEEFKQLNTEVLGASVDSEFSHLAWIQKDRKSGGVGDLNYPLISDIKKEISASYNVLDPEAGIALRGLFIIDKDGVIQHATVNNLAFGRNVDEVLRTLQAIQYVQANPDEVCPAGWKPGEKTMKPDPVESKEYFAALG, encoded by the coding sequence ATGACACAAGACTGCATTCGGGTAGGCCAACAAGCTCCTGATTTCTCCGCGACTGCAGTGGTCGACCAAGAGTTCAAAACCATCAAACTGTCTGACTATCGTGGCAAATATGTTGTCTTGTTCTTCTATCCTCTAGATTTTACCTTTGTTTGCCCCACCGAAATTACCGCATTTAGCGATCGCTACGAAGAATTCAAACAGCTGAACACGGAAGTTCTCGGTGCCTCCGTTGACAGCGAATTTTCTCACCTAGCCTGGATTCAAAAAGACCGCAAATCCGGTGGTGTCGGCGACCTCAACTACCCTCTCATCTCCGACATCAAAAAAGAAATTAGCGCCAGCTACAACGTTCTCGATCCAGAAGCCGGCATTGCCCTGCGTGGCTTGTTCATCATCGACAAAGACGGCGTCATCCAACACGCCACCGTCAACAACCTCGCCTTCGGTCGCAACGTAGATGAAGTGCTGCGGACCCTACAAGCTATCCAATACGTACAAGCCAATCCCGATGAAGTCTGCCCCGCTGGCTGGAAACCTGGTGAAAAAACTATGAAACCCGATCCCGTCGAATCCAAAGAATACTTTGCTGCCCTGGGCTAG
- the ctaD gene encoding cytochrome c oxidase subunit I has product MANQGHHTPWWKYFTFNTDHKVIGIQYLVTTFIFYLIGGVLAGGVRTELATPEVDFVSREIYNSLFTLHGTIMIFLWIVPAGTGAFGNYLIPLMIGARDMAFPRLNAIAFWMIPPGGALLIGSFFVEPPQAGWTSYPPLSEIASNSGQIMWILSLLILGTSSILGAVNFLTTILKMRTPGMTLYQMPLFCWSMIAASILILISTPVLAGALILLMFDIVAGTAFFNPTGGGDPVVYQHMFWFYSHPAVYIMILPVFGIISDVLPVHARKPIFGYTAIAYSSLAISFLGLVVWAHHMFTSGTPGWLRMFFMIATMIIAVPTGIKIFSWVATVWGGKIELNSAMLFSLGFVSMFVIGGLSGVMVASVPFDIHVHDTYFVVAHIHYVLFGGSVFGLYAGIYHWFPKMTGRKLNEPLGITHFVLNFIGFNMCFLPMHWLGLQGMPRRVAEYDPQFTFVNQICSVGSLLLAISTVPFLINAIWSWIGGKQVGANPWRALTLEWQTASPPPEENFLENPVLWSGPYDYGIDNVHRDSDKPVEELLSEVQGNAR; this is encoded by the coding sequence ATGGCGAACCAAGGGCACCATACCCCTTGGTGGAAATACTTTACCTTCAACACCGACCACAAAGTCATCGGCATTCAATACCTGGTGACCACCTTCATCTTCTATTTAATTGGCGGTGTGCTGGCAGGGGGGGTTCGCACCGAACTCGCCACCCCAGAAGTGGATTTTGTCAGCCGCGAAATTTACAATAGCCTCTTTACCCTGCACGGAACGATTATGATTTTCCTGTGGATCGTTCCCGCAGGCACCGGCGCTTTTGGCAATTATTTAATTCCCCTAATGATTGGGGCACGGGATATGGCTTTCCCCAGACTCAACGCGATCGCATTTTGGATGATTCCTCCCGGCGGCGCGTTGTTAATTGGTAGCTTTTTCGTAGAACCGCCGCAAGCAGGTTGGACCTCCTATCCCCCCTTGAGCGAAATTGCCAGCAACTCCGGGCAAATCATGTGGATTCTCAGCCTGCTAATTTTAGGAACCTCCTCCATTTTGGGGGCTGTGAATTTCCTCACCACCATTTTGAAAATGCGCACCCCGGGGATGACCTTGTACCAGATGCCACTGTTTTGCTGGTCTATGATTGCGGCTTCCATTTTGATTTTGATTTCTACCCCGGTGCTGGCAGGTGCGTTAATTCTGCTCATGTTCGACATCGTCGCCGGAACTGCCTTTTTCAATCCCACCGGTGGCGGCGACCCAGTGGTGTACCAGCACATGTTCTGGTTTTATTCCCATCCGGCGGTTTACATTATGATTTTGCCGGTATTTGGCATCATTTCCGACGTATTGCCAGTTCACGCCCGCAAACCCATTTTTGGTTATACCGCGATCGCTTATTCTAGCCTCGCCATTAGCTTTTTGGGATTGGTCGTGTGGGCACACCACATGTTCACCAGCGGTACCCCCGGATGGCTGCGGATGTTCTTTATGATTGCCACCATGATTATTGCCGTTCCCACCGGCATTAAAATCTTTAGCTGGGTTGCCACCGTCTGGGGCGGTAAAATCGAACTCAACAGCGCCATGCTCTTTAGCTTGGGCTTCGTCTCCATGTTCGTTATCGGCGGTCTGAGCGGCGTAATGGTGGCATCGGTACCCTTTGACATTCACGTTCACGATACCTACTTCGTGGTTGCCCACATTCACTACGTCTTGTTTGGTGGCAGCGTCTTCGGATTGTATGCGGGCATCTATCACTGGTTCCCGAAAATGACCGGTCGCAAGCTCAACGAACCCCTGGGCATTACCCACTTTGTCTTGAACTTTATCGGCTTTAACATGTGCTTTCTGCCCATGCACTGGCTGGGCTTGCAAGGAATGCCCCGCCGGGTAGCCGAGTACGACCCGCAATTTACCTTTGTCAACCAGATTTGTAGCGTTGGTTCGTTGCTGCTGGCCATTTCCACAGTGCCGTTTTTGATTAATGCCATTTGGAGTTGGATTGGTGGCAAACAAGTGGGTGCCAATCCCTGGAGAGCTTTGACTTTAGAATGGCAAACCGCTTCGCCACCGCCGGAAGAGAACTTTTTGGAAAATCCAGTATTGTGGTCTGGTCCTTACGATTACGGCATTGACAACGTTCACCGCGACAGCGACAAACCGGTGGAAGAGTTGCTATCGGAAGTTCAAGGAAACGCTCGTTAA
- a CDS encoding heme-copper oxidase subunit III, translated as MQGSVSSSEKEVQYAAETAETGHEEHGDHRIFGLILFLVAESMIFLGLFVAYLTFKAVNPEWPPGGTPEIDLLLPGINTVILISSSFVIHKGDTAIKRQSNVSQLRLWFGVTALMGIVFLGGQVYEYFSNDFGLTDNLFTSTFYVLTGFHGLHVLFGLLLIGGVLVRSLKSGHYNSESHFGVEAAEIYWHFVDVIWIILFILLYLL; from the coding sequence ATGCAAGGTTCTGTTAGTTCCAGCGAAAAAGAAGTACAATATGCGGCAGAAACTGCCGAAACTGGTCATGAGGAACATGGCGACCATCGAATTTTTGGGTTAATCCTGTTTTTGGTGGCAGAGTCGATGATTTTCCTGGGGTTGTTCGTCGCGTATTTAACATTCAAAGCGGTCAACCCCGAATGGCCGCCCGGTGGTACTCCGGAAATTGACTTGCTGCTGCCGGGAATCAACACTGTTATTTTGATTTCTAGCAGTTTTGTTATCCATAAAGGCGATACCGCTATCAAACGCCAAAGCAATGTTTCCCAACTGCGGTTGTGGTTTGGGGTTACTGCTTTGATGGGGATTGTGTTTTTGGGCGGTCAGGTATACGAATATTTCAGCAATGATTTCGGTCTGACGGATAATTTATTTACCAGTACATTTTACGTTTTGACTGGGTTTCACGGTTTGCACGTTTTGTTTGGTTTGTTGTTGATTGGTGGGGTTTTGGTGCGATCGCTAAAATCCGGCCATTACAATAGTGAAAGCCATTTTGGGGTAGAAGCCGCTGAAATCTACTGGCATTTCGTAGATGTTATCTGGATTATTCTGTTTATCTTGCTGTATTTGCTTTAG
- a CDS encoding heme o synthase: MQEFIPSIPAEKHHQNIFQVCKSYYQLTKPRIILLLLITTAGSMWVAASGEVDPMLLLVTLLGGWFAAAAANTINCLYDRDIDYQMERTRWRPLPAGKVNPRDAIIFAVTLAIASFTLLSVFANFLAASLAMTGILFYVLVYTHWLKRHTTQNIVIGGAAGAIPPLVGWAAVTGELSWSAWVLFAIVFLWTPPHFWALALLIRDEYHTVNVPMLPVISGSETTARQIWWYTWITIAATLLLVYPLHATGWVYAGFAVALGGIFLKKAWSLREQPTDKQQARSLFKYSILYMMLLCAGMVVDSLPVTQKATVFVAEKLYALVGI; encoded by the coding sequence ATGCAAGAATTTATCCCATCCATTCCCGCCGAAAAACACCATCAAAACATCTTTCAGGTCTGTAAAAGTTACTACCAACTTACCAAACCACGGATTATTTTGTTGCTGTTGATTACCACCGCCGGCAGCATGTGGGTAGCTGCCTCCGGTGAAGTCGATCCCATGCTGTTGCTGGTGACGTTGCTGGGTGGTTGGTTCGCAGCGGCGGCAGCCAATACCATCAACTGCCTGTACGACCGCGATATTGACTACCAGATGGAACGCACCCGGTGGCGTCCGTTGCCTGCCGGTAAAGTCAATCCCCGAGATGCCATCATTTTTGCCGTTACCTTAGCGATCGCTTCTTTTACCCTTTTGAGCGTTTTCGCCAATTTCCTGGCTGCTAGCTTAGCCATGACGGGCATCTTATTCTACGTGTTGGTGTACACCCACTGGTTGAAACGCCACACCACCCAAAATATCGTCATTGGCGGCGCTGCCGGTGCCATTCCTCCCTTGGTGGGTTGGGCTGCCGTTACCGGAGAGTTAAGCTGGTCGGCTTGGGTCTTGTTTGCCATTGTGTTTCTGTGGACACCGCCTCACTTTTGGGCCCTGGCACTGCTCATTCGCGACGAATACCATACAGTGAATGTCCCTATGCTACCAGTGATTTCGGGTAGCGAAACCACAGCCCGGCAAATTTGGTGGTATACCTGGATTACCATTGCAGCGACGCTGTTGCTGGTGTATCCGTTACATGCCACCGGTTGGGTGTATGCTGGTTTTGCTGTTGCTTTGGGGGGTATTTTCCTCAAAAAAGCTTGGTCGTTGCGAGAACAACCCACGGACAAACAACAGGCGCGATCGCTGTTTAAATATTCGATACTCTATATGATGCTGCTGTGTGCCGGTATGGTGGTTGACAGCCTGCCGGTAACTCAGAAAGCAACGGTTTTTGTCGCTGAAAAACTGTATGCCTTGGTGGGAATTTAA
- the def gene encoding peptide deformylase: MTNQPQIIELGNPILRKTAEPIKNLAEPQLQTLIDYLLAAAETHNGVGIAAPQVGVSKRLLLVASRPTLRYPNAPYMPPTPMLNPRIIAHSNETAKDWEGCLSVPGIRGLVSRHREVEVEYITRNGKTKRQIFTDFVARIFQHEYDHLEGKVFLDRVESSLDLMTENEYQKQVISSLPTR; the protein is encoded by the coding sequence ATGACCAACCAACCGCAAATTATCGAACTGGGCAATCCCATCCTACGAAAGACTGCCGAACCTATTAAAAATCTTGCCGAGCCCCAATTGCAAACCCTCATTGACTACCTCTTGGCTGCCGCAGAAACTCATAATGGTGTGGGTATTGCTGCGCCCCAAGTAGGTGTTTCCAAACGTTTGTTGTTGGTGGCCTCGCGCCCAACGTTACGCTATCCCAATGCTCCTTACATGCCTCCCACGCCTATGCTGAACCCACGCATTATCGCTCACTCCAACGAAACGGCAAAAGATTGGGAGGGGTGTTTGAGTGTTCCTGGTATTCGCGGTTTGGTGTCTCGCCATCGGGAAGTTGAAGTGGAGTACATCACCCGCAACGGCAAAACCAAGCGTCAGATATTTACCGATTTTGTGGCGCGGATTTTCCAACATGAGTACGACCACTTGGAAGGGAAGGTTTTCCTCGATCGGGTGGAAAGCAGTCTCGATTTAATGACAGAAAACGAATATCAAAAACAAGTTATCAGTAGCTTACCAACTCGCTAA
- a CDS encoding heme A synthase: MTDAVTHHLPLNSGKTASVSAKIQKLTVKLAIATFILMAIGSATRVTNAGLACPDWPLCYGTLLPVDRMNLQVFLEWFHRLDAAIIGVGTLWLAGRSWWHRQNLPGWVPWMATAAVVAISLQGLLGGLTVTEMLRFDIVTAHLGTALLFFSTILVMALLLSPYEKHTETATPRRLTWISAIAAVLVYLQSLLGALVGSRWAAHQCLQISQLCGVLHSHFMGVLPASLAVLMLGILAVRSPNLPARLRQLNRWGVGLLLVQIALGFATLHLHLQVEILTVAHQSVGAALLGVLVAFTVYGIRDRLTAPVAATQ; this comes from the coding sequence ATGACAGACGCTGTTACCCATCACTTGCCCCTCAATTCAGGAAAAACGGCATCCGTATCGGCAAAAATCCAAAAACTAACCGTAAAATTAGCGATCGCGACCTTTATTTTAATGGCGATTGGCAGTGCCACCCGCGTCACCAACGCTGGTTTGGCTTGTCCGGACTGGCCTTTATGCTACGGCACCCTGTTACCTGTCGATCGCATGAACCTGCAAGTGTTTCTAGAATGGTTCCATCGCCTAGATGCTGCCATTATCGGGGTAGGAACCCTGTGGCTGGCAGGACGCAGTTGGTGGCATCGCCAAAACTTACCCGGCTGGGTACCGTGGATGGCCACCGCTGCCGTGGTAGCCATTTCCCTGCAAGGTTTGCTCGGCGGTCTGACAGTGACGGAAATGTTGCGTTTCGACATCGTTACCGCTCATTTGGGAACGGCTTTGCTATTTTTCAGCACCATTTTGGTGATGGCTTTGCTACTATCTCCTTATGAAAAACATACGGAAACGGCAACCCCTCGTAGATTAACCTGGATAAGTGCGATCGCAGCCGTACTGGTCTACCTGCAAAGCTTGTTGGGAGCTTTGGTGGGATCGCGTTGGGCGGCCCATCAGTGCTTGCAAATTTCCCAACTGTGTGGGGTTTTGCACAGCCATTTCATGGGCGTCCTTCCGGCAAGTCTTGCGGTGCTGATGTTGGGCATTTTGGCGGTACGAAGTCCCAATTTACCCGCCCGCTTGCGACAGCTCAACCGCTGGGGCGTGGGACTCCTGTTGGTTCAAATCGCCCTGGGTTTTGCCACCTTGCACTTGCATTTACAAGTAGAAATTCTCACCGTTGCCCATCAATCCGTGGGGGCAGCATTGCTAGGGGTTTTGGTTGCCTTTACCGTGTACGGCATCCGCGATCGCTTGACCGCACCAGTAGCTGCCACCCAATAA
- the cutA gene encoding divalent-cation tolerance protein CutA — protein MSSEQPQYGVVLVTAGSRDEADYIAKGLVAAKLAACIGMFAIHSVYTWQGEVNSEDEWQLVIKTDLNAYQALEAKIRELHSYDVPEIIALPVTKGLPAYLQWIGEQVPTPVGHTKSDVVN, from the coding sequence ATGAGTTCCGAACAGCCACAATACGGTGTTGTATTGGTTACTGCCGGTTCCCGCGATGAAGCCGACTATATTGCGAAGGGGTTGGTTGCTGCGAAACTGGCGGCTTGTATTGGTATGTTTGCCATCCACTCGGTTTATACCTGGCAGGGGGAGGTGAATTCTGAGGATGAATGGCAGTTGGTTATCAAAACCGATTTGAATGCATATCAGGCGTTGGAGGCGAAGATTCGCGAGTTGCATTCTTACGATGTGCCGGAAATTATTGCTTTGCCGGTTACGAAGGGATTGCCTGCTTATTTGCAGTGGATTGGCGAACAAGTGCCAACGCCGGTGGGTCATACTAAATCTGATGTAGTAAATTGA